A single Amphiura filiformis chromosome 19, Afil_fr2py, whole genome shotgun sequence DNA region contains:
- the LOC140140726 gene encoding uncharacterized protein yields the protein MGCVSSQQDDVPPISLLNQDVLLYIFSYLNVRDRCRLARVCRRWQRLTAECSTIWATLDILPYEVNLAKNWAVIHPRFTSALKSLRLGANQYKTINCGITKDVMLHIRRTCPKLEELEIHGALLDSIDASDLPLSLKRLVIFKCSIRNELWFSEAIHSGGLLKLEHVDFDFSLYRPKENSNQIARELVMCATNVKSLSLRNLAIGDLQLCELPMTLHELSLVQCTVPRRWFDSSVANSKHIPPLNKLTVDIMRHNSWTTLCSIGCISGLVELQIFGADLRALDSANLPPCLQKLILRQVWLPRRWFHASAIAGNLHQLKYLELTKLRSFSQKCATDFRAFPNLKQLHVCKSYIDDTGMAYAVGHMVCLEKLTIINSCITDVSLALFGQYLSQLKHLRLRQCGLITDIGVQCVEDLKDTMKLLEIYECQQITAEGVIKLASNLKGSLQYMNVTADILGIEYCDSLWTNYKIHLHVTNPSKPSR from the exons ATGGGATGTGTAAGCAGTCAGCAGGATGACGTACCACCAATAAGCCTACTAAATCAAGATGTCTTGTTGTATATTTTCTCATATCTCAATGTCAGGGATAGGTGCAGATTAGCACG CGTTTGTCGCAGATGGCAGCGACTGACGGCGGAATGCAGCACCATTTGGGCGACTCTTGACATCCTTCCGTACGAGGTTAATCTGGCTAAAAACTGGGCTGTGATACATCCTAGATTTACATCAGCTCTGAAATCCCTCCGTCTCGGGGCAAACCAGTACAAAACTATCAACTGTGGTATTACCAAAGATGTTATGCTGCATATAAGAAGAACGTGTCCTAAGCTTGAAGAACTTGAAATCCACGGAGCACTACTGGATAGTATCGATGCATCGGACTTGCCATTAAGCTTAAAAAGACTTGTAATATTCAAATGTAGTATAAGAAACGAGCTATGGTTTTCAGAAGCAATACACTCTGGTGGATTACTAAAATTGGAAcatgttgattttgattttagcTTGTACCGTCCAAAAGAAAACTCCAATCAAATTGCTCGGGAATTGGTGATGTGTGCTACAAATGTCAAATCACTGTCTTTGAGAAATCTTGCCATCGGTGACTTACAGTTATGCGAATTACCGATGACATTACATGAGCTTTCACTCGTGCAATGTACTGTACCTCGCCGTTGGTTCGATAGTAGTGTTGCTAATTCTAAACACATTCCTCCATTGAATAAACTTACCGTAGATATCATGAGACACAACTCATGGACGACACTATGCAGTATTGGCTGTATCTCAGGTTTGGTCGAGTTACAAATATTTGGAGCTGATTTGCGAGCGCTCGACTCGGCTAATCTACCACCCTGCTTGCAGAAGCTGATATTACGCCAAGTTTGGTTGCCGCGAAGGTGGTTCCACGCTTCTGCTATCGCTGGGAATCTTCACCAACTGAAATATCTTGAGCTTACAAAATTACGATCGTTCTCGCAAAAGTGCGCTACAGATTTTCGCGCCTTTCCTAATTTGAAACAGTTACACGTGTGCAAATCCTACATAGATGATACTGGTATGGCGTATGCTGTTGGACACATGGTTTGTCTTGAGAAACTTACCATAATAAACAGCTGCATCACGGATGTTTCTTTAGCGCTATTTGGTCAATATTTATCCCAGTTGAAGCATCTTAGACTGCGCCAATGTGGACTCATTACCGATATTGGTGTGCAATGTGTGGAAGACTTGAAAGATACCATGAAGTTGTTGGAGATCTATGAATGCCAGCAAATCACAGCGGAAGGAGTCATTAAGTTGGCGTCTAATCTTAAGGGGTCGCTTCAATATATGAATGTTACTGCTGATATATTAGGTATTGAGTATTGTGATTCGTTATGGACAAATTATAAGATTCATTTGCACGTTACGAATCCTTCGAAACCTTCAAGATAA